A single window of Plasmodium reichenowi strain SY57 chromosome 12, whole genome shotgun sequence DNA harbors:
- a CDS encoding hypothetical protein (conserved Plasmodium protein, unknown function) — translation MVSDTKSEDSNISKKYVYDEDLENIKNDNSTTKDKINDEENIVDMKNETNENISHLNYNEACPNPLIEKGHDVITHNILEEKNDQCNTNIILPIVKECNDSHKDISLSRNENKVDFKLRNEENEKKIFKLEEIIEENESNTERTEGDNFMMSKMKSILISQNEEIASLNEELKKKSKEIFYLNEENMTKDEKLVELKKEIESNYMHLREYKNFQNELEVDVNNKIYSAENYVNRTNQRLIENNIDIKEKKLNIEKQKRIIKELYNELNKKEEKISELRSIIESIELNNSRDIIKYKQNNMDLINRLSLNNSLMNSQKIEIENMHMNYKQLEEELKNKDNELKKLHQNLLSKDEENNKMVHDINRLKFDMEVRNIDIDNVKKKIKNVKKEYAINLKKQKERYTNVINEIYKEKDEIIKNHVDELAKLSNHYNEVVLVNENIKNEMNFLNDEILKKSCEIEKLQDRLLDYESKLLIYENNNEIKILKKNEDHLRKLLSKHIHRNEQLLNTTFLLQKSTLENNSLEKKIIELRAKSYRKDQEIKKLQETKSIRKSPSSNCSHNSQEYSMDIIDDLNEDNYNLKYYHNNSSIVGDQENSVYTSKKSYDKNITIGSLADTEKRSIKIKNTIPHSHNNEDPVHFALCEYLNCFKKNNLSIKINKLDDNTYLLNDKKVVISFINGDLYVEDDASPIKLQDYLLKTVVR, via the exons ATGGTTAGCGACACAAAATCCGAGGATAGTAATATATccaaaaaatatgtatatgatgaagatttggaaaatataaaaaatgataattcGACCACAAAggataaaataaatgatgaagaaaatattgTAGACATGAAAAACGAAACgaatgaaaatatttcacatttaaattataatgaagCATGTCCTAATCCCTTAATAGAAAAAGGACATGATGTAATAACTCATAATATActagaagaaaaaaatgatcaatgtaatacaaatattattcttCCTATTGTTAAAGAATGCAATGATTCACATAAAGATATATCTCTTTCCAGAAATGAAAACA AGGTGGATTTTAAATTAAGAAATGAAGAGAATgagaagaaaatatttaagCTGGAAGAAATAATAGAAGAGAACGAAAGCAATACTGAGAGAACAGAAGGGGATAATTTTATGATGAGCAAGATGAAAAGTATATTAATATCACAAAATGAAGAGATAGCTTCATTAAATGAAGAGTTGAAGAAAAAATCAAAAGagattttttatttaaacGAAGAGAATATGACAAAGGATGAGAAATTAGTTGAgttaaaaaaggaaattgAATCAAATTATATGCATTTGAgggaatataaaaattttcaaaatGAATTAGAAGTGgatgtaaataataaaatatatagtgCCGAGAATTATGTGAATAGAACAAACCAGAGGTTGATAGAGAATAACATTGATATAAAAGAGaagaaattaaatattGAGAAACagaaaagaataataaaagaattatataatgaattaaataagaaggaagaaaaaatcTCAGAATTAAGAAGTATAATAGAAAGTAtagaattaaataatagtcgagatataataaaatataaacaaaataatatggatttaataaatcgtttaagtttaaataattcattaATGAATAGCCAAAAAATtgaaatagaaaatatgCATATGAATTATAAACAGTTAGaagaagaattaaaaaataaagataatgaattaaaaaaattacatcaaaatttattatctaaagatgaagaaaataataaaatggtCCATGATATAAATAGATTAAAATTTGATATGGAAGTAAGAAATATAGATATTGATAAtgtcaaaaaaaaaattaaaaatgttaaaaaggaatatgccattaatttaaaaaagcAAAAAGAAAGATATACTAATGTAATCAATGAAatttataaagaaaaagatgaaattattaaaaacCATGTTGATGAACTAGCCAAACTCTCAAATCATTATAACGAAGTTGTCCTTGTcaatgaaaatataaaaaatgag ATGAACTTTTTGAATGATGAGATTCTTAAAAAGTCGTGTGAAATCGAAAAGCTCCAAGACAGACTTTTAGACTACGAATCAAAATTGTTAATATAcgaaaataataatgaaataaaaatcttaaaaaaaaatgaagatcatttaagaaaattattaagTAAACACATTCATAGAAATGAACAACTTTTAAATACCACTTTCCTTTTACAAAAGTCCACCCTGGAAAATAATTCActggaaaaaaaaattatcgAATTAAGAGCAAAAAGTTATAGAAAAGATcaagaaataaaaaaattacaagAAACGAAATCAATAAGAAAATCACCAAGTAGTAATTGTAGCCATAATAGTCAGGAATATTCAATGGATATAATTGATGATCTGAATGaagataattataatttaaaatattatcataataatagtagtaTAGTAGGTGATCAAGAAAATTCAGTTTATACCTCCAAAAAATcttatgataaaaatattactatAGGATCTTTGGCAGATACTGAAAAGAGAAGcattaaaataaaaaatacaattCCTCATTCacataataatgaagatcCAGTTCATTTTGCCTTGTGTGAATATCTAaattgttttaaaaaaaataaccTTTCTATCAAAATTAATAAACTAGATgataatacatatttacTAAATGACAAAAAGGTTGTTATTAGTTTTATAAATGGTGACTTGTATGTAGAAGATGATGCATCTCCGATCAAGCTGCAagattatttattaaaaacGGTAGttagataa
- a CDS encoding RNA pseudouridylate synthase, putative: MFLLTHNIKLRIRKYNNRFVIFERIYRYICDDIKKEIIEHSYSKEKCDNLNLSEECKKHIDFKQKLFYDYVSKENNISTFLKKKEENNLSSYLCLVKDNHRRKLKIKINKMKTKEEEKEDKRLDQEKEKKKKKEEDEILFNNKNVEVEYMGEYKKWIKKKKNNYLKEEDNIIKNNKEKEITTKKLNKNVKEQNNEEDNQNEDIIQNNKQDTNISAHHNNNYISDEKKYKKSDLCNISQTNNNIILDIDNDLKNIYIDNSKYFKLDIERNTKKEKIKLNQYCSYNGICSSRFVNNNVQNGLFKVNDKIVYENVEICSGVDKIELTNRGKDLLKNKITIILNKPKHYLSISNDNKSYKKLLVRNLIRNENKYIQEKHKCMSYFIYKNVDIEKVPNLYVCGRLDANSSGLLIFTQNTLSNNYLLYRYKYNIEKEYVIKTYNSITQENMKLLKEHFYVDGKLIYKCHIQYVDNFTLIFKIYQGFHKIIRKICMLSNIKIKSLHRIRIGNIHLNDLPIGKWRFLMPNEYFF, from the coding sequence atgtttttattaacaCATAACATAAAGTTGAGAATTAGAAAATACAACAACAGGTTCGTTATTTTTGAAAGAATATATAGATACATATGTGACgacataaaaaaagaaattatagAACATAGTTATAGTAAAGAAAAATGTGacaatttaaatttatcaGAAGAATGTAAAAAACACATAGAttttaaacaaaaattattctATGATTATGTATCAAAAgagaataatatttctaccttcttaaagaaaaaagaagaaaataatttatcatcatatttgTGTCTTGTGAAGGATAATCATCGAAggaaattaaaaattaaaataaataaaatgaaaacaaaagaagaggaaaaagaagataaaAGGTTAGATcaagaaaaagaaaaaaaaaaaaaaaaggaagaagatgaaattcttttcaataataaaaatgttgaGGTTGAATACATGGgtgaatataaaaaatggattaaaaaaaaaaagaataacTATCTTAAGGAagaagataatataattaaaaataataaagaaaaagagaTAACTactaaaaaattaaataaaaatgtaaaagaacaaaacaatgaagaagataatcaaaatgaagatattattcaaaataataagcAAGATACAAATATAAGTGCACACcacaataataattatataagtgacgaaaaaaaatataaaaaaagtgaTCTTTGTAATATTTCGCAAACgaacaataatataattttggATATTGATAATGATctaaaaaacatatatatagataatagtaaatattttaaattagATATAGAAAGAAATAcaaagaaagaaaaaataaaattaaatcaatattgttcatataatGGAATATGTAGTTCTCGttttgttaataataatgttcAAAATGGGTTATTCAAAGTGAATGATAAAATAGTATATGAAAATGTTGAAATTTGTTCAGGTGTAGATAAAATTGAATTAACAAATAGAGGAAAggatttattaaaaaataaaataacgattattttaaataaacccaaacattatttatctatatctaatgataataaatcttataaaaaattactAGTTCGAAATTTAATaagaaatgaaaataaatatattcaagaaaaacataaatgtatgagttattttatatataaaaatgtggACATAGAAAAAGTTCctaatttatatgtatgtgGTCGTTTAGATGCTAATTCTAGTGGATTATTAATCTTTACACAAAATACTTTATctaataattatttattatatagatataaatataatattgaaaaagaatatgttattaaaaCTTATAATTCTATAACTcaagaaaatatgaaattattaaaagaacatttttatgttgatggcaaattaatttataaatgtCATATTCAATATGTTGATAACTTTACATtgatttttaaaatatatcaaggttttcataaaattataagaaaaatcTGTATGCTCtcaaatattaaaattaaatcTTTACATAGAATTAGAATAGGAAATATACACTTGAATGACCTTCCCATAGGAAAGTGGAGATTTCTAATGCCCAAcgaatattttttttaa
- a CDS encoding histone S-adenosyl methyltransferase, putative, whose protein sequence is MIKFKIGRSNKKYEKKSNIDNNEENIKKKSCDDNILNDQVATDLNSEELNEKNYINEILDESSEDDGNVINSSYEENKKTKNKEESYYYINDAIKRNYPLEYEDNKIYPKVYCYEPTNFENFKKKIKNKNELRHYECYSSTMNEFFYKYNENYYDDILKNESFKKFAEELWSNRSHIKTDQQYQDLCVQLRKKYKISPSKHQISVALQHHYLQSLDDDKKDMESIMELQKNCDHISDIKDIDNIIGMDNTNCGDSTNRGDSTNRVDSTNRVDSTNRVDSTNRVDNTNRVDNTNRVDNTNLVDNTNRVDNTNRVDNTNHMNNMNKHDSSHVDETNAPSEEDEFMINKKGKDVKFVLENVNKMIITKEMKNYKDLDKESVHFLQINKRKGVRSNSGVLVVTIITHPHKFSCKYDCHYCPNEPNQPRSYLSTEPAILRANQNNFDVICQFFNRTTTLVNNGHVADKIEVLVLGGTWSCYDIAYQEEFIRDVYYAANIYPVLKDRRKKLTLKEEQEINEKSNCRIIGLTLETRPDQINKDELLRLRYYGCTRVQLGIQHIDDVILKKVNRQCTLKDCIRAIYLLKENGFKVDIHLMPDLPYSDVYKDIHMFKYVLSSTDLQADQWKIYPCEITPFTKIEKWYNNNEYKPYFETNKNLLISVILLVKKSIHPWIRLNRVIRDIPNPSIIAGNNITNMRQLIANEMNIRNIFCQCIRCKEVKNQEIEKKSDSIFLRIYKYPTLGGDEYFITFQGRKKVVNHHGKKNKKNKKSKTSKKDSLNQKYNDEQMKEKDNNKKIKNNDNNNNDNNNNNNNNNNNNNNNDNINNNNDNNNDNNCNNNYYSDSNGHLSSTSNVLENMETFFNQHETENNQINHSHNTQYEHSGASQNNINSEHLGASQKNKNSEQSGGNPENVHNTNVPQNKMDTEIPIDHNIYEDYDNEYSLLGFLRLRLRKKNNYCDDRPFKCLENSALIRELHVYGSLLKHDDFKDELNFIQHKGLGKCLVLVAEIISYFYNYRKVSIIAGVGTREYYKKLGYTKEETYVTKILKREEIYKNYLLNIDRIGKTILIHEYNLKHCLYLMHKEIPEPSKYKRTEITNLNSYINENILHSSDMKNYLVHKKKCTTSSINVQRLLETETNQIVNILWNQFNKWSLDFLIKNRLIFNVSTIVFFSSTFLFTIQFFKKRNINT, encoded by the coding sequence ATGATTAAATTTAAGATTGGTAgaagtaataaaaaatatgagaaaaaaagtaatatagataataatgaggaaaatataaaaaaaaaaagttgtgatgataatatattaaatgatcAAGTTGCAACAGATTTGAATTCAGaagaattaaatgaaaagaattatataaacgAAATATTAGATGAATCTAGTGAAGATGATGGTAACGTCATAAATTCTTCATATGAAGAAAAcaagaaaacaaaaaacaaagaagaaagctattattatattaatgatgcaataaaaagaaattatcCATTAGAATATGaggataataaaatatatccaAAAGTATATTGTTATGAACCTACTaattttgaaaattttaaaaaaaaaattaaaaataaaaatgagTTGAGGCATTATGAATGTTATTCATCAACCATGaatgaatttttttataaatataatgaaaattattatgatgatattttaaaaaatgaaagttttaaaaaatttgcTGAAGAATTATGGTCCAACAGAAGTCATATTAAAACAGATCAACAATATCAAGATCTTTGTGTACAgttaagaaaaaaatataaaattagCCCTTCAAAGCATCAAATAAGTGTTGCTTTACAACATCATTATTTACAATCATTGGATGATGATAAGAAGGATATGGAAAGTATTATGGAActacaaaaaaattgtGATCACATAAGTGACATAAAGGATATAGATAATATTATCGGTATGGATAACACAAATTGTGGGGATAGTACAAATCGTGGGGATAGTACAAATCGTGTGGATAGTACAAATCGTGTGGATAGTACAAATCGTGTGGATAGCACAAATCGTGTGGATAACACAAACCGTGTGGATAACACAAACCGTGTGGATAACACAAATCTTGTGGATAACACAAACCGTGTGGATAACACAAACCGTGTGGATAACACAAACCATATGAACAACATGAATAAGCATGACAGTAGTCATGTAGATGAAACAAACGCTCCTAGTGAAGAGGATGAATTTATGATAAACAAAAAAGGGAAAGATGTCAAATTTGTGTTAGAAAATGTTAATAAGATGATTATTACcaaagaaatgaaaaattataaagatTTAGATAAAGAAAGTGTACATTTCTTACAAATTAATAAACGTAAAGGGGTTCGATCGAATAGTGGTGTTTTAGTTGTAACCATTATTACACATCCTCATAAATTTAGCTGCAAATATGATTGTCATTATTGTCCTAATGAACCTAACCAACCACGTTCTTACTTATCTACAGAACCAGCCATATTAAGAGCTAACCAAAATAATTTTGACGTCATTTGTCAATTCTTTAATAGAACTACTACTTTAGTAAATAATGGACATGTTGCAGATAAAATCGAAGTCCTAGTATTAGGTGGTACTTGGAGTTGCTATGATATCGCTTACCAAGAAGAATTCATAAGAGATGTATATTATGCTGCAAATATATATCCTGTTTTAAAAgatagaagaaaaaaattaactctaaaagaagaacaagaaattaatgaaaaaagtAATTGCAGAATTATAGGTTTAACTTTAGAAACAAGACCTGATCAAATTAATAAAGATGAATTACTAAGATTAAGGTATTATGGTTGTACAAGAGTTCAATTAGGTATTCAACATATAGATGATGTTATCTTAAAAAAAGTTAATAGACAGTGTACTTTAAAAGATTGTATAAGAGcaatttatttattaaaagaaaatggATTTAAAGTTGATATTCATCTAATGCCTGATCTACCATATTCTGATgtatataaagatattcatatgtttaaatatgttttaaGTTCAACAGATTTACAAGCTGATCAATGGAAAATTTATCCATGTGAAATTACACCATTTACTAAAATTGAAAAGTggtataataataatgaatataaacCATATTTtgaaacaaataaaaatctCCTAATTTCAGTAATTCTACTTGTTAAAAAATCTATACACCCATGGATCAGACTTAATCGTGTTATTAGAGATATTCCAAACCCTTCCATCATTGCtggaaataatataacaaatatgaGACAACTTATAGCTAACGAAATgaatataagaaatattttctGCCAATGTATTAGGTGTAAAGAAGTCAAAAATCAAGAAatcgaaaaaaaaagtgattccatatttttaagaatttataaatatccAACACTTGGAGGTGACGAATACTTTATTACTTTCCAAGGCAGAAAGAAAGTTGTTAACCACcatggaaaaaaaaataaaaaaaacaaaaaaagtAAAACCTCAAAAAAAGACAGCCTtaatcaaaaatataatgatgaacAAATGAAGGAAAAAgataacaataaaaaaataaaaaataatgataataataataatgataataataataataataataataataataataataataataataatgataatattaataataataatgataataataatgataataattgtaataataattattattctgATTCTAATGGTCATCTTTCTTCAACGTCCAACGTTCTGGAAAATATGGAAACGTTCTTTAATCAACATGAGACAGAAAATAATCAAATCAACCATTCACATAATACACAATATGAACATTCAGGTGCTAGccaaaataatataaattctGAACATTTAGGTGCTAGCcaaaagaataaaaattctGAACAGTCAGGTGGTAATCCAGAAAATGTTCATAATACCAATGTCCCACAAAATAAGATGGATACAGAAATTCCCATAGATCACAACATTTACGAAGATTATGATAATGAATATTCCTTATTAGGATTTTTAAGATTACGATTACGAAAGAAAAATAACTATTGTGATGATCGACCGTTTAAATGTTTAGAGAATTCAGCATTAATAAGAGAGTTGCATGTATATGGGTCTTTATTAAAGCATGACGATTTTAAAGATGAGTTAAATTTTATTCAACATAAGGGATTAGGAAAGTGTTTAGTGTTAGTAGCAGAAAtcatatcatatttttacaattaCAGAAAAGTATCGATAATAGCAGGTGTCGGTACAAGggaatattataaaaagttGGGATATACAAAAGAGGAAACATATGTGACCAAAATATTAAAGAGAgaggaaatatataaaaattatttattaaatattgaTAGAATAGGAAAGacaatattaatacatgaatataatttaaagcattgtttatatttaatgcATAAAGAAATACCTGAACcatcaaaatataaacgTACTGAAATAACAAATTTAAattcttatataaatgaaaatatacTTCATTCATCagatatgaaaaattatttagtccataaaaaaaaatgtactACATCATCCATAAATGTTCAACGTTTATTGGAAACCGAAACAAATCAAATTGTTAATATCTTATGGAATCAATTTAATAAATGGTCCCTTGactttttaattaaaaatcGTTTAATTTTCAATGTATCAACAATTGTATTTTTTAGTTCaacctttttatttaccatccaattttttaaaaagagaAACATTAATACGTag
- a CDS encoding leucine-rich repeat protein, with the protein MKIDLELIKKKSEHNEGLMEDLEEISLHQLQIKKIEFINIHCKNLKILLLQNNLIEKIENLNQLKKLEYLNLAINNITVIENLEKCESLKKLDLTLNFIDLDKIEESINNLKKNENLKEFYIMGNPCSSWTYLKYYIIFQVEQLEVLDGCDILISDRIKAKQSFEQVLVSLKKEKQINKSKEKETNNFYSINNRKQIYEEIEKEELEANKCKNENNEKKKKDEKKELPIYNEEGEIRQCNEGHYKFMFDEYSNKKYTFLKLYLPKYLCNSLIQIDLNICYVRCIIKNKLFQIKLNDPILTDLSKISRKKYTGELFIKMRKKSYQKNKIITKEYSNEENIYSYDNPTNLQQPFLLSSTMCTPASSSSSSSSSSSSSFFNNHYSYIVKNKNTNKKKNILKSNLCLPHTKNIPFFLEEKRIKYFSNYVNKIPTLEKISKRSI; encoded by the exons atgaagaTAGATTTAGAATTgattaagaaaaaaagcGAACACAATGAAGGTCTAATGGAAGACTTAGAAGAAATATCTCTTCATCaattacaaataaaaaaaatcgaatttattaatatacattgtaaaaatttaaaaatactattgttacaaaataatttaattgaaaaaattgaaaattTAAATCAATTGAAGAAGTTAGAATATTTAAATCTAGccattaataatattactGTCATTGAAAATTTGGAAAAATGTGAATCATTGAAAAAG CTCGATTTAACCCTAAATTTTATCGACCTTGATAAAATCGAAGAATCCATAAAtaacttaaaaaaaaacgaaaACTTAAAAGAATTTTATATCATGGGAAACCCATGCTCAAGTTGGACATACctaaaatattatattatctttcAAGTTGAACAATTAGAAGTTTTAGATGGTTGCgatatattaatatctGATCGAATTAAAGCTAAACAAAGTTTTGAACAAGTTTTAGTATCActaaaaaaagaaaaacaaattaacaaatccaaagaaaaggaaacaaataatttttattccATTAATAATAGAAAACAAATTTATGAAGAAATAGAAAAAGAGGAACTTGAAGCAAACAAAtgtaaaaatgaaaataatgaaaaaaaaaaaaaagatgaaaaaaaagaattacCTATTTATAATGAAGAAGGGGAAATACGACAATGCAATGAAg GACATTACAAATTCATGTTTGACGAATATTccaataaaaaatatacctTTCTAAAATTGTACTTACCAAAATATCTGTGCAATTCTTTAATTCAAATAGACctaaatatatgttatgtaagatgtataattaaaaacaaaCTTTTCCAAATAAAATTGAATGATCCTATTCTAACCGACTTGAGTAAAATATCCagaaaaaaatacacaggagaattatttattaaaatgagaaaaaaaagttatcaaaaaaataaaattattacaaaGGAATACTCCAAcgaagaaaatatatatagttatGATAATCCTACTAACTTGCAACAAccctttttattatcatctaCAATGTGTACACCTGCTTCTTCCTCCTCCTCCTCCTCATCATCCTCATCctcttctttttttaataaccattattcttatatagtaaaaaataaaaatacgaacaaaaaaaaaaatattttaaagtCCAATTTGTGCCTTCCACACACGAAGAATATTCCCTTTTTTTTGGAAGAAAAGCGaatcaaatatttttcaaacTACGTTAATAAAATCCCAACTTTGGAAAAAATTTCTAAAAGGagcatataa
- a CDS encoding hypothetical protein (conserved Plasmodium protein, unknown function), with protein MFNIFIRNFSKKAGWSWIKNRRGRKKILSISYPPKDRSNIIKLSDDSDKLIFICNGKLRNNFLSTVKNMKETKCIIKNNNITTPCLVISKAKCHTLLELFTYDEILHLEKLSPHILKLFEEAEKGLEENKQNCILRKHEALKFRLIK; from the coding sequence ATgtttaacatttttataagaaatTTTTCCAAAAAGGCTGGTTGGTCATGGATAAAAAACAGAAGAGGAAGGAAAAAGATTCTTTCCATAAGCTATCCTCCTAAAGATAGAAGTAACATTATAAAGTTATCTGATGATAGtgataaattaatatttatatgtaatggaaaattaagaaataattttttgagTACTGTAAAAAACATGAAGGAAACAAAATgtatcataaaaaataataatattacaacACCTTGTTTAGTTATATCCAAAGCCAAATGTCATACATTATTGGAACTATTTACATATGATGAAATATTACACTTGGAAAAGCTATCACcacatatattaaagtTATTTGAAGAAGCTGAAAAGGGATTAGAAGAAAACAAACAAAATTGTATATTGAGAAAGCATGAAGCTCTTAAATTTAGATTGATAAAATAA